The sequence below is a genomic window from Sorangiineae bacterium MSr12523.
GCTGGGAAGCCATCCGGCGCCTGCGCAAGGACGAACGGACGCGCCACATTCCCATCGTTGCGCTGACCGGTCATGCCGATGTCGAAGGCGACGACAATCCGGGATTCGATGCGCTGCTGGTCAAACCGTGCTCGCCGGACGCGCTGACCGAGCAGGTCAAAACGCTACTCGCCGGTACGAAAGGTCCGGAAGCGCCGTAGCTTCCTCCGTACCATCGCCGACGGTCCCCTTCGGCACCGGCATGGAGTACTTCGGGACGTATTCGGACGGGGCCACACCGGCCTGGGCCAAGTCGTAGCGATCCGGAGCCGATGGCGCGAGAGGCGCCCAGAGATCCCCGAGCTTGCGCACGCGCGCAGGCACGTTCTCGAGACGGAAGGCCTCCATGGAGATGCCCTCGGCGACCTCCGCCCACGTGACCGGCGTCGACACCGTCGCGCGTGGCATCGGGCGCACCGAATACACCGACGCGATGGTGCGGCCCCACACGTTCTGATTGTAGTCGATGAGCACGCGCCCTGGCGGCCGCTTGGCAATGCGGGATTCGGCGGTGATGATCTTCGGGTGGCGCTCGGCCAAATCGCGTGCGAGATCGCGCGCGAAGGACCACACGTCTTGCTGCGTGGGCCCGCGCACGATGGGCACGAACACGTGAAGCCCGCGCGAGCCGCTCGTCTTCACGTAATTGGGCATTCCCAGTGCGGAGAGTGCCTCGTGCACCACGAGTGCAACCTCGCACGTGCGCTCGAACGTGGCCTCGCCCGGGTCCAAATCGAAATGCAGATAATCGGGGCGCTCGATATCGTCGCTGCGCGCGTACCACGGATTCAAATCGATGCATCCGAGGTTGATCATCCACGCCAAGGTGGCCACATCGCCCACGATGGGAAATTCGATGACGCCCGCGCCCGTATGTTCGATGGGACAGGTGCGGATCCACTTCGGGCGCGGCGCCGGCGCTCTCTTCATGAAGAAGAATTTCCCACTCATCCCATTGGGATAGCGCTTCATCACCATGGCGCGCTGGTCGGTGTGCGGCAGCAAAACCGGCGCAACATCGAGATAATATTGGAGCAATGCCCCTTTGGTG
It includes:
- a CDS encoding response regulator, which gives rise to MNAESSAPLVLIVDDYEDSRYIYVHALTAAGYRVEEAEDGQQGLDKAFHETPDVVVMDLSLPVLDGWEAIRRLRKDERTRHIPIVALTGHADVEGDDNPGFDALLVKPCSPDALTEQVKTLLAGTKGPEAP
- a CDS encoding ATP-dependent DNA ligase, producing MENTGQASGIVYAAETSLHEEPPASSTQPALIPDEPIPRIPIDRSEAMLELSGHRVRLTNLQKIFFPLGRITKGALLQYYLDVAPVLLPHTDQRAMVMKRYPNGMSGKFFFMKRAPAPRPKWIRTCPIEHTGAGVIEFPIVGDVATLAWMINLGCIDLNPWYARSDDIERPDYLHFDLDPGEATFERTCEVALVVHEALSALGMPNYVKTSGSRGLHVFVPIVRGPTQQDVWSFARDLARDLAERHPKIITAESRIAKRPPGRVLIDYNQNVWGRTIASVYSVRPMPRATVSTPVTWAEVAEGISMEAFRLENVPARVRKLGDLWAPLAPSAPDRYDLAQAGVAPSEYVPKYSMPVPKGTVGDGTEEATALPDLSYRRVAF